One Paralichthys olivaceus isolate ysfri-2021 chromosome 21, ASM2471397v2, whole genome shotgun sequence genomic window carries:
- the LOC109626802 gene encoding C1q-related factor-like → MLVLVLVVLIPVLVSSVGTGGSDDSTSHYEMLGSCRMVCDPFPSTGTTGTGVHMGTDTATTGLQVGDEADLSDHSIGPPLPTYSANGPQGRAGRPGKPGPPGPPGEPGPPGPKGPPGDGVDIVRTGILGLGGKGAVSTTTYNTSPRVAFYAGLRNPQEGYDILRFDDVVTNIGGNYEGATGKFTCKIPGTYFFIYNVLMRGGDGTSMWADLIKNGLVRASAIAQDQDQSYDYASNSVILHLDAGDEVFIKLDGGKAHGGNSNKYSTFSGFILYAD, encoded by the exons ATGCTGGTCCTGGTTCTGGTGGTCCTCATCCCTGTGCTGGTCAGCTCCGTTGGCACAGGTGGTTCAGATGACAGCACGAGCCACTACGAGATGCTGGGCTCTTGCCGCATGGTTTGTGACCCCTTTCCCAGCACGGGCACGACTGGCACCGGTGTGCACATGGGCACAGACACAGCAACCACAGGCCTACAGGTGGGAGATGAGGCAGATCTGAGTGATCACAGCATCGGCCCGCCGCTGCCTACCTACAGTGCAAATGGCCCACAAGGCAGAGCAGGACGTCCTGGCAAGCCTGGACCCCCAGGACCACCTGGAGAGCCAGGTCCACCAGGACCTAAGGGACCACCGGGAGATGGTGTGGACATAGTACGGACTGGGATTTTAGGCTTAGGGGGCAAAGGGGCAGTCAGCACAACCACTTACAACACCTCACCTCGGGTAGCATTTTACGCGGGACTACGAAACCCTCAAGAAGGTTATGATATTCTGCGGTTTGATGACGTGGTGACTAATATCGGAGGTAACTATGAGGGCGCGACGGGAAAGTTCACCTGTAAGATCCCTGGCACCTACTTTTTCATCTACAATGTgctgatgagaggaggagatggcaCCAGCATGTGGGCTGACCTGATCAAGAACGGTCTG GTCAGAGCCAGCGCCATCGCCCAAGACCAGGACCAGAGTTATGACTATGCCAGCAACAGTGTCATTCTTCATTTGGATGCAGGCGATGAGGTTTTCATAAAGCTCGACGGTGGCAAAGCTCACGGGGGCAACAGCAACAAATATAGCACCTTCTCAGGGTTCATCCTCTACGCCGACTGA